The following are encoded together in the Tepidiforma bonchosmolovskayae genome:
- a CDS encoding CaiB/BaiF CoA transferase family protein has protein sequence MSPKPLEGIRVIDLCVVWAGPFATMLLGDLGAEVIKPENPFVFQPMTRGAMARPPQILLERSIAWSGGLPRNEVGPRPWNYNPTFVSLYRNKKSFTVDLRRPEGKDILRRLVAISDVVYENNAVGTLEKLGITEEWLRDANPRLIIVRVPAYGLTGPYREARALGVHLEAVMGHTLLRGYDDADPSANTAIYSGDYMAGAQGAFAVMAALWYRDRTGEGQTIEIAQAENAAAMFTHAIMDYSMNRNVQSAIGNRDVHGRYPCGVYPAKSPGDATTMDDHWIAIHIENDAQWQQLVEAMGSPAWALDPRFATNEGRAAHFREIDAGIAEWTRERDDYEMMHLLQARGIAATPVLEASRMFDDPHLRARDFFKKQTVRDAGTHEYVGPLWKFEKTPVEFYQPPVCFGEHNEYVYRELLKVSDSEYEALKAGGHIAEEYDPSVP, from the coding sequence ATGAGTCCGAAGCCGCTGGAGGGCATCCGGGTCATTGACCTGTGCGTGGTGTGGGCCGGCCCATTCGCGACGATGCTGCTCGGCGACCTCGGCGCAGAGGTGATTAAGCCCGAGAACCCGTTCGTATTCCAGCCGATGACCCGTGGAGCGATGGCCCGGCCGCCGCAGATCCTGCTTGAGCGGTCGATCGCCTGGAGCGGCGGCCTCCCCCGCAACGAGGTGGGACCGCGGCCGTGGAACTATAACCCGACGTTCGTCAGCCTCTACCGGAACAAGAAGAGTTTCACCGTCGACCTGCGGCGGCCCGAGGGAAAGGACATCCTCCGCCGGCTGGTGGCCATTTCCGACGTCGTGTACGAGAACAATGCCGTCGGGACGCTGGAGAAACTCGGCATCACGGAGGAGTGGCTCCGGGATGCGAACCCGCGACTCATCATCGTGCGGGTGCCGGCCTACGGGCTCACCGGTCCGTACAGGGAGGCGCGTGCTCTCGGCGTCCACCTGGAGGCGGTGATGGGGCACACCCTCCTGCGCGGGTATGACGACGCCGACCCCTCGGCGAACACGGCGATCTACTCCGGCGACTACATGGCTGGCGCACAGGGGGCGTTCGCGGTGATGGCAGCCCTCTGGTACCGCGACCGGACGGGCGAGGGTCAAACGATCGAAATCGCCCAGGCCGAGAACGCCGCCGCGATGTTCACCCATGCCATCATGGACTACTCGATGAACCGGAACGTGCAGTCGGCCATCGGCAACCGCGATGTGCACGGCCGGTATCCCTGCGGTGTCTACCCTGCCAAGTCCCCCGGCGACGCCACCACGATGGACGACCACTGGATTGCCATCCATATCGAGAACGACGCCCAGTGGCAGCAGCTTGTCGAGGCCATGGGGTCACCGGCGTGGGCGCTCGACCCGCGCTTTGCGACGAACGAGGGGCGGGCCGCGCACTTCCGCGAGATCGATGCCGGCATCGCCGAGTGGACCCGCGAACGGGACGACTACGAGATGATGCACCTGCTCCAGGCTCGCGGGATCGCCGCGACGCCGGTGCTCGAAGCGTCGCGGATGTTCGACGACCCCCATCTGCGGGCGCGCGACTTCTTCAAGAAGCAGACCGTCCGCGACGCCGGGACGCACGAGTACGTCGGTCCGCTTTGGAAGTTCGAGAAGACGCCGGTGGAGTTCTATCAGCCGCCGGTCTGCTTCGGCGAACACAACGAGTATGTCTATCGCGAGCTGCTGAAGGTGAGCGATTCCGAATACGAGGCGCTCAAAGCGGGCGGCCACATCGCCGAGGAGTACGACCCGAGCGTGCCCTGA
- a CDS encoding protein-glutamate methylesterase/protein-glutamine glutaminase codes for MAFPAPSPARPIRVLIVDDSAFMRRAIERLLTAHPGVQVVGQATDGLDAVKKALELRPDVITMDVEMPRMDGVSAVREIMQAVPTPIVMVSTLTHEGTETAIRALEAGAVECVGKPSGLSADLVNVGEKLFEAVERASHARLLRRRVAPPAPTPAPLRPPTRLPAAAGQAPAKYAVVIGSSTGGPPALTQVIPNLPAGLNAAVIVVQHMPPGFTAALARRLDGMSPLPVAEAQEGDLLVPGRVFVAPGDYHLLVGRDRRVRLDRGPTVHGVRPSVDVTLFSVAEVFGGAVSVAILTGMGRDGADGAARVEAAGGHVFAQDEATSVVYGMPRVAFERTRHARQLPIDRIAQALAASVPGRQA; via the coding sequence GTGGCATTTCCCGCTCCATCCCCTGCGCGGCCCATCCGCGTCCTTATCGTGGACGACTCGGCGTTCATGCGCCGGGCCATCGAACGGCTGCTCACCGCGCATCCCGGCGTCCAGGTCGTGGGGCAGGCCACGGACGGCCTGGATGCCGTGAAGAAGGCCCTGGAGCTCCGGCCCGACGTCATCACCATGGACGTCGAGATGCCGCGGATGGATGGCGTGTCGGCGGTCCGCGAGATCATGCAGGCCGTCCCGACGCCCATCGTCATGGTCTCCACGCTGACCCACGAAGGAACCGAGACTGCTATCCGCGCGCTCGAAGCCGGCGCCGTCGAGTGCGTCGGCAAGCCGTCCGGCCTGAGCGCCGACCTCGTGAACGTCGGGGAGAAGCTGTTCGAGGCCGTCGAGCGGGCGAGCCATGCGCGTCTCCTCCGGCGCCGGGTCGCGCCGCCGGCCCCCACCCCGGCGCCGCTGCGTCCGCCGACCCGGCTCCCGGCGGCAGCAGGGCAGGCGCCTGCGAAGTACGCCGTCGTCATTGGATCGTCGACCGGGGGCCCGCCGGCGCTCACCCAGGTCATCCCGAATCTGCCGGCCGGCCTCAACGCCGCAGTCATCGTGGTGCAGCACATGCCGCCCGGCTTTACCGCCGCGCTCGCGCGGCGGCTGGACGGGATGTCGCCGCTGCCCGTCGCTGAGGCGCAGGAGGGCGACCTGCTCGTCCCCGGCAGAGTGTTCGTCGCGCCGGGCGACTACCACCTCCTGGTCGGCCGCGACCGCCGTGTCCGGCTCGACCGGGGCCCGACCGTCCACGGGGTGCGGCCGAGCGTCGATGTCACGCTCTTCTCTGTGGCGGAGGTCTTCGGCGGCGCGGTGAGCGTGGCCATCCTCACCGGGATGGGCAGGGACGGCGCCGACGGTGCAGCGCGGGTGGAGGCGGCCGGCGGGCACGTCTTCGCCCAGGATGAGGCGACCAGCGTGGTCTACGGCATGCCCCGCGTGGCGTTCGAACGGACCCGCCACGCACGCCAGCTGCCGATCGACCGCATCGCGCAGGCGCTGGCGGCCAGCGTCCCCGGGAGGCAGGCATGA
- a CDS encoding CaiB/BaiF CoA transferase family protein, with product MQALDDVRVLDLTHHIAGPYATRLLADLGADVIKVEKPGGDVARMLPPFKGGEPHPERSGLFFYLNCNKRSVVLDLREPAGKAALEALAKRSHIVVESFAPGTLDRLGVGLDFVRRINPSLPVVSISNFGQTGPYRDYRLSELTLYGFAGEMYSMGLTEREPVKMAGTAALFESGAAASVAIMAALWAAKRFGIGQHVDISLAETHFGGVDRRHATAIAYQFSGRKTIRAAGGGAGMPQGIYPCADGYVEFTNASLRPDRVDDMLGHPDWNQQPQFQDPVKRLDPYVIEEWNTYFLTWCLERTKREIWAEARRAKVLCGPLFSMEDLFEDEHFRGRGFWARATHPELGDVEFPGRPFIMGKGGWELRRPAPLLGQHTEEVLREAGVDDTTIAQVCAAGGAR from the coding sequence ATGCAGGCGCTGGATGACGTGCGCGTCCTCGACCTGACGCACCATATCGCCGGCCCCTACGCGACGCGGCTGCTGGCCGACCTCGGCGCCGACGTCATCAAGGTCGAAAAGCCGGGAGGCGACGTCGCCCGCATGCTGCCGCCGTTCAAAGGAGGCGAGCCCCATCCGGAGCGGAGCGGACTCTTCTTTTACTTAAATTGCAACAAACGGTCCGTAGTCCTCGATCTCCGTGAGCCGGCCGGCAAGGCAGCCCTCGAAGCGCTCGCAAAGCGTTCGCACATCGTGGTCGAGAGCTTCGCCCCTGGCACGCTCGACCGGCTCGGGGTCGGCCTCGACTTCGTCCGCCGGATTAACCCCTCGCTCCCGGTGGTGTCCATCTCGAACTTCGGCCAGACGGGCCCCTACCGGGATTACCGCCTGAGCGAGCTCACCCTGTACGGTTTCGCCGGCGAGATGTACTCCATGGGCCTGACCGAGCGGGAACCGGTCAAGATGGCGGGCACCGCTGCGCTGTTCGAATCGGGCGCGGCGGCGTCCGTTGCGATTATGGCCGCACTCTGGGCAGCGAAGCGGTTCGGCATCGGCCAGCACGTCGACATCTCGCTCGCCGAAACCCATTTCGGGGGAGTCGACCGGCGCCACGCGACCGCCATCGCCTACCAGTTCAGCGGACGAAAGACGATCCGGGCGGCCGGCGGCGGGGCCGGCATGCCCCAGGGCATCTACCCGTGTGCCGACGGCTATGTGGAGTTCACCAACGCATCGCTCCGGCCGGACCGGGTCGATGATATGCTCGGTCACCCCGACTGGAACCAGCAGCCGCAGTTCCAGGACCCGGTCAAGCGGCTGGACCCCTACGTTATCGAGGAGTGGAACACTTACTTCCTCACCTGGTGCCTGGAGCGCACCAAGCGCGAGATCTGGGCCGAGGCACGGAGGGCGAAGGTTCTCTGCGGACCGCTCTTCAGTATGGAGGACCTCTTCGAGGACGAGCATTTCCGTGGGCGCGGTTTCTGGGCACGCGCGACCCACCCGGAACTCGGCGACGTCGAGTTCCCCGGCCGCCCGTTCATCATGGGGAAGGGCGGCTGGGAGCTCCGCAGGCCCGCGCCGCTGCTGGGCCAGCACACCGAAGAGGTCCTCCGGGAAGCTGGAGTGGATGACACGACCATTGCGCAGGTTTGTGCTGCGGGAGGTGCACGATGA
- the acs gene encoding acetate--CoA ligase yields the protein MADVGLPVDEVYEPPARVREGALVADMETYREMYRRSVEDRDAFWREMAERFLTFSKPFDRVVEEDLYTGKIAWFIGGKLNASVQCLDRHLAARGDKTAILWEGDEPGTNRRVTYRELSEMVNRLANALRRRGVRKGDRVAIYMGMVPELAAAMLACARIGAIHSVIFGGFSPRSIRDRIDDSTCKAVITQDEGRRGGRAVPLKANVDEALAEPGHSVEFCIVYRHTGTPVNMVAGRDEWWHDAVANEPAECPPEQMDSEDPLFILYTSGSTGKPKGVLHTHAGYLLHVMCSHKYVFDIREDDIYCCAADVGWITGHSYIVYGPLGNGSTTVMFESIPTYPDAGRYWDMVDRLGITVFYTAPTAIRAIAREGNEHVTKYRRTSLRVLGTVGEPINPEAWRWYFNVVGEGRCSIVDTYWQTETGGHMISGLAGATPMKPGSGSLPFFGVQPCVVDEEGRELEGNGVTGRLCMKASWPGMMRTVYGDHDRFVQTYLTTYPGKYFTGDGCHRDKDGYYWITGRVDDVLNVSGHRLGTAEIEGALVGHPAVAEAAVVGYPHDIKGTGIYAYVMLKAGYTASDELAKELRDAVRREISAIATPDRIQFVEGLPKTRSGKIMRRILRKIAEGEPENVGDVTTLADPAVVRDIIEGVGRAR from the coding sequence ATGGCCGACGTTGGACTCCCCGTCGACGAGGTGTACGAGCCGCCGGCCCGCGTCCGCGAAGGAGCGCTGGTGGCCGACATGGAGACCTACCGCGAGATGTACCGCCGCAGCGTCGAGGACCGGGACGCGTTTTGGCGGGAGATGGCCGAGCGCTTCCTCACGTTCTCCAAGCCGTTCGACCGTGTCGTGGAGGAGGACCTCTACACGGGGAAAATCGCCTGGTTCATCGGCGGCAAGCTGAATGCCTCGGTGCAGTGCCTCGACCGGCACCTTGCTGCCCGCGGCGACAAGACCGCCATCCTCTGGGAGGGCGACGAACCGGGAACGAACCGACGGGTGACCTACCGCGAACTGTCGGAGATGGTGAACCGGCTGGCCAATGCCCTCCGCCGCAGGGGCGTCCGCAAGGGTGACCGGGTCGCCATCTACATGGGCATGGTTCCCGAGCTTGCGGCGGCGATGCTCGCGTGCGCCCGGATCGGCGCCATCCACTCCGTCATCTTTGGAGGGTTCTCCCCTCGATCGATCCGCGACCGCATCGACGACTCGACCTGCAAGGCAGTCATTACGCAGGACGAAGGCCGGCGTGGCGGGCGTGCCGTGCCCCTCAAGGCGAACGTCGACGAGGCGCTCGCCGAGCCCGGCCACTCGGTCGAGTTCTGCATCGTGTACCGGCACACGGGAACGCCGGTGAACATGGTGGCCGGCCGCGACGAGTGGTGGCATGACGCGGTGGCCAACGAGCCGGCTGAGTGCCCGCCGGAGCAGATGGACAGTGAAGACCCGCTGTTCATCCTCTACACGTCGGGGTCGACCGGGAAGCCAAAAGGCGTCCTCCACACGCACGCCGGCTACCTCCTGCACGTGATGTGCAGCCATAAGTACGTCTTCGATATCCGCGAGGACGACATTTACTGCTGCGCTGCCGACGTCGGCTGGATCACCGGACACAGCTACATCGTCTACGGACCGCTCGGGAACGGGTCCACGACGGTGATGTTTGAATCGATCCCGACCTACCCCGACGCGGGGCGGTACTGGGATATGGTCGACCGCCTCGGCATCACGGTGTTCTACACCGCGCCGACGGCTATCCGCGCCATCGCCCGCGAAGGCAACGAGCATGTCACGAAGTACCGGCGCACCTCCCTCCGCGTTCTCGGAACCGTCGGCGAGCCGATCAACCCCGAGGCGTGGCGCTGGTACTTCAACGTGGTGGGCGAAGGCCGATGCTCCATCGTCGACACCTACTGGCAGACGGAGACGGGCGGCCACATGATTTCCGGGCTCGCCGGGGCGACGCCGATGAAGCCGGGCTCCGGCTCGCTGCCCTTCTTCGGCGTTCAGCCATGTGTGGTCGACGAGGAAGGGCGCGAACTCGAGGGCAACGGAGTGACGGGCCGGCTCTGCATGAAAGCGTCGTGGCCGGGGATGATGCGCACCGTGTACGGCGACCACGACCGGTTCGTCCAAACCTACCTGACAACCTACCCCGGGAAGTACTTCACGGGCGACGGCTGCCACCGCGACAAGGATGGGTATTACTGGATTACGGGGCGCGTCGACGACGTCCTGAACGTCTCGGGGCATCGCCTCGGCACGGCCGAAATCGAGGGCGCCCTCGTCGGTCACCCGGCCGTCGCGGAAGCAGCCGTCGTGGGCTACCCGCACGACATCAAGGGCACCGGCATCTACGCTTACGTCATGCTGAAGGCCGGGTACACGGCTTCGGACGAACTGGCGAAAGAGCTGCGCGACGCCGTCCGCCGGGAGATCAGCGCCATCGCCACTCCCGACAGGATCCAGTTCGTTGAAGGGCTGCCGAAGACACGCTCGGGCAAGATCATGCGCCGCATCCTGCGCAAGATTGCCGAAGGCGAGCCGGAGAACGTCGGCGACGTCACGACGCTTGCGGACCCGGCGGTCGTGCGGGACATCATCGAAGGCGTCGGGCGGGCGAGGTAG
- a CDS encoding lysylphosphatidylglycerol synthase transmembrane domain-containing protein, which translates to MIRSLASSAPGFAITAVSVVLLWQVIPWTPTLTSLRTADPLLVAMAILCLVASLVAKTVRWRLLLPETSPVTTRRLYRILHISFLLNNVLPARLGDVARVAMTSRQPGVRLGHVLSSMLTERVTDTITLMLCFLAVSPFLPVPARYEGLKTAAWVVIAGLAVSIAVAGVFRARLNAVAHSERLRRRLPANRRIRAEAASFADGLGRLFARDRVVHIWGWSWTAWVGAFAINYLLMRALNIDAPFAVAVLLTCTTNLAMLLPSSPGAVGVFHVAATASLLPFGVPETRALSFAILAHLVNVVPVSLIGAALLLAGHERLSPWALRREAELATQRASDG; encoded by the coding sequence GTGATCCGTTCGCTCGCCAGCTCAGCGCCCGGCTTCGCCATCACCGCAGTTTCGGTGGTGCTGCTGTGGCAGGTCATCCCCTGGACGCCGACCCTCACCTCGCTCAGGACCGCTGACCCGCTGCTCGTCGCAATGGCCATTCTCTGCCTTGTTGCATCGCTCGTCGCAAAGACGGTGCGATGGCGCCTCCTCCTGCCCGAAACGTCGCCGGTGACGACGAGGCGCCTGTACCGCATCCTCCACATCAGCTTCCTGCTGAATAACGTGCTGCCGGCGCGGCTGGGCGACGTTGCACGCGTCGCCATGACCTCGCGTCAGCCCGGGGTCCGGCTTGGGCACGTCCTCTCGTCGATGCTCACGGAGCGCGTGACCGACACAATCACGCTCATGCTGTGCTTCCTCGCAGTCAGTCCATTTCTCCCCGTCCCGGCCCGGTACGAGGGTCTCAAGACCGCGGCGTGGGTCGTCATTGCGGGGCTTGCGGTTTCCATCGCAGTCGCGGGGGTTTTCCGTGCCCGTCTCAACGCGGTGGCGCATTCCGAACGGCTGCGGCGGCGCCTCCCGGCCAACCGGCGCATCCGCGCCGAGGCGGCCTCGTTCGCCGATGGCCTCGGACGGCTTTTCGCGCGCGACCGTGTCGTCCACATCTGGGGCTGGTCGTGGACCGCCTGGGTTGGGGCGTTCGCCATCAACTACCTGTTGATGCGTGCACTCAACATCGATGCACCGTTCGCCGTCGCGGTCCTCCTGACCTGCACGACCAACCTGGCAATGCTGCTGCCGAGTTCGCCGGGCGCGGTCGGGGTCTTCCACGTCGCGGCCACGGCCTCGCTGCTCCCGTTCGGCGTTCCCGAAACCAGGGCGCTCAGCTTCGCCATCCTCGCCCACCTGGTCAATGTGGTGCCCGTCAGCCTGATCGGCGCAGCGCTGCTCCTCGCAGGGCACGAGCGGCTGTCGCCGTGGGCGCTGCGCCGCGAGGCCGAGCTCGCGACGCAGCGGGCAAGCGACGGCTGA
- a CDS encoding CheR family methyltransferase, whose product MTHDPEHDPQWLSFRRALEAAIGVPLGQYKEPQMKRRLASLMTRRGIASWSAFTRAIASDPKLLDEVRDTLTINVSEFFRQPERFRELETKWFPQLLRERRTLKIWSAGCSIGCEPYTVAMILDRIDPTGRHSILATDVDMPILSRAKDGSGYLPSEVRSVPPEYLKKYFIQEDGTYRVVDAIRRKVTFRRHDLLKDPYPSDLDLILCRNVVIYFTDEAKQHIYAGFSRALRPGGVLFVGGSEMIMRSGDIGLRTAGVNLYQRAA is encoded by the coding sequence ATGACGCACGACCCCGAACACGACCCCCAGTGGCTCTCCTTCCGACGGGCGCTCGAGGCAGCCATCGGCGTCCCCCTGGGACAGTACAAGGAGCCCCAGATGAAGCGGCGGCTGGCCTCGCTCATGACCCGGCGCGGCATCGCGTCGTGGAGCGCGTTCACGCGCGCCATTGCGTCCGACCCGAAGCTGCTCGACGAAGTCCGGGACACGCTCACTATCAACGTCAGCGAGTTCTTCCGCCAGCCCGAACGGTTCCGCGAGCTCGAGACGAAATGGTTCCCCCAGCTCCTCCGCGAACGGCGCACCCTCAAGATCTGGAGCGCAGGGTGCTCGATCGGCTGCGAACCGTATACGGTTGCGATGATCCTTGACCGGATCGACCCCACCGGGCGGCACAGCATCCTCGCGACCGACGTCGACATGCCCATTCTTTCCCGCGCAAAGGACGGCTCCGGCTACCTCCCATCGGAGGTGCGTTCGGTGCCCCCCGAATACCTCAAGAAGTACTTCATCCAGGAGGACGGCACCTACCGGGTGGTGGACGCCATCCGGAGAAAGGTGACCTTCCGTCGCCATGACCTGCTGAAAGACCCGTACCCGTCCGACCTCGACCTCATCCTCTGCCGGAACGTGGTCATCTATTTCACCGACGAGGCAAAGCAGCACATCTATGCGGGGTTCAGCAGGGCGCTGCGGCCGGGCGGGGTGCTGTTTGTCGGCGGGAGCGAGATGATTATGCGGTCAGGCGATATCGGGCTCAGGACTGCAGGCGTGAACCTGTATCAGCGGGCTGCATAG
- a CDS encoding phosphatase PAP2 family protein, with protein MSVVAESRGTPRWGRLKLPPLPEPPATRSGRVLLAAQAAVLLAMTGTVATRTWQDHTWFGFLLMGLALALWVPEARQRRIRRWWFVYVAGIFVYTLLRAYADEAGAPIRITYPISFDRWLFFGTDPTLWLQRRFFDPRDIGLLDYLAVATHWSFFIAPHALAVGVFLLQRRQFPRFAVLMVGTMWLGLALFFLVPTAPPWFAGEIGQLAGVRRIMDYVGGSIHGSAYSSLYAALGEPNSVAAMPSIHMAVTFAMYLWGRRHLPRLAPVLLAYCGVMAVSLVYLGEHYVADLLAGIACASGAWLVADRLAPELSEPAMQPADTGSRLQS; from the coding sequence GTGTCGGTCGTCGCCGAATCGCGCGGGACACCCCGCTGGGGCCGTCTGAAGCTCCCGCCGCTTCCCGAGCCGCCCGCAACCCGGTCGGGCCGGGTTCTGCTCGCCGCGCAGGCTGCGGTGCTGCTGGCGATGACCGGGACCGTGGCCACGCGAACCTGGCAGGACCATACCTGGTTCGGCTTTTTGCTCATGGGCCTTGCGTTGGCCCTCTGGGTGCCTGAAGCCCGGCAGCGGCGGATTCGGCGCTGGTGGTTCGTCTACGTGGCCGGCATCTTTGTGTACACCCTGCTCCGTGCCTACGCAGATGAGGCGGGGGCACCGATCCGCATCACGTATCCCATTTCGTTCGACCGCTGGCTGTTCTTCGGCACGGACCCGACGCTCTGGCTGCAGCGCCGCTTCTTCGACCCGCGCGATATCGGGCTGCTCGATTACCTCGCCGTCGCAACACACTGGTCATTCTTTATCGCGCCCCATGCCCTCGCCGTCGGCGTCTTCCTCCTCCAGCGGCGGCAGTTCCCGCGCTTCGCGGTGCTCATGGTTGGCACCATGTGGCTCGGGCTCGCGCTCTTCTTCCTCGTGCCGACGGCGCCCCCGTGGTTCGCCGGCGAAATCGGCCAGCTGGCCGGCGTCCGGCGGATTATGGACTACGTCGGGGGTTCGATTCACGGAAGCGCCTACTCCTCGCTCTACGCAGCCCTTGGCGAACCGAACTCGGTGGCCGCCATGCCGTCGATCCACATGGCCGTGACCTTTGCCATGTACCTCTGGGGCCGCCGCCATCTGCCGCGCCTCGCACCGGTGCTCCTCGCCTACTGCGGTGTGATGGCGGTCTCGCTGGTCTACCTCGGCGAGCACTATGTGGCCGACCTGCTGGCCGGGATCGCCTGCGCGTCTGGAGCCTGGCTTGTTGCGGACCGGCTTGCGCCAGAACTCTCGGAGCCGGCTATGCAGCCCGCTGATACAGGTTCACGCCTGCAGTCCTGA
- a CDS encoding acetyl-CoA hydrolase/transferase family protein — MAVRYQNWRDEYKSRQKSLDEAMQVIKEGDLVGITILCPGPLVQAFIERARQLGNVNIRTLAPNYPDLFNPELFKGEREIELFIGDAMRPAHDAKIATYLPNTFMLGMKAFDNGRPEARIPDVFLTPCSPPNEHGYVHFGPHMWQRKSYAKRCKHTIAIVDPNITPVYGDVWMHVSEIETFVEGVMKPVDIPAMEERVRTLAKEEDRQALLDIMKRATPDQLALVEHTFHTFPPSLLGAALGIAEVDPAAQAIADNLRQIIRDGDTIQVGVGQPSQLMFLAGAFDDAKHLGIHTELGSPGLAKLWARGIVDGSKKTLFPGKSVAVAWTGCDGEDLKIIAGNPAFELHQHDIILNPAFMSQNHQMTSINSAIAVDLLGQIASEDRFGGHMVNGTGGQPDTHMAAAMCKNGRAITVMRSTAMDGTISKVVAKHEAGTLVTIPRYLADTIITEYGVARLLDKNHRQRAEELISIAHPDFRAELRREAQELWG; from the coding sequence ATGGCTGTCCGCTACCAGAACTGGCGCGACGAGTACAAGTCGCGGCAGAAGTCTCTCGACGAGGCAATGCAGGTCATCAAGGAAGGCGACCTCGTCGGCATCACCATCCTGTGCCCTGGCCCGCTGGTGCAGGCGTTCATCGAGCGCGCCAGGCAGCTCGGCAACGTCAACATCCGCACCCTTGCGCCCAACTACCCGGACCTCTTCAACCCGGAGCTCTTCAAGGGTGAGCGCGAGATCGAGCTCTTCATCGGCGATGCCATGCGGCCGGCCCACGATGCGAAGATCGCCACCTACCTGCCGAACACCTTCATGCTCGGCATGAAGGCCTTCGACAACGGCCGGCCTGAGGCCCGCATTCCGGACGTCTTCCTCACCCCGTGCAGCCCCCCGAACGAGCACGGCTACGTCCACTTCGGGCCGCACATGTGGCAGCGCAAGAGCTATGCGAAGCGCTGCAAGCACACCATCGCCATCGTCGACCCGAACATTACGCCGGTGTACGGCGACGTCTGGATGCACGTGTCCGAGATTGAGACGTTCGTCGAGGGGGTGATGAAGCCGGTCGATATCCCGGCGATGGAGGAGCGCGTCCGCACCCTCGCGAAGGAGGAGGACCGGCAGGCGCTGCTCGACATCATGAAGCGGGCCACGCCCGACCAGCTCGCGCTGGTGGAGCACACGTTCCACACATTCCCGCCGTCGCTCCTCGGGGCCGCGCTCGGCATCGCGGAGGTTGACCCGGCGGCCCAGGCCATCGCCGACAACTTGCGGCAGATCATCCGCGACGGCGACACCATCCAGGTCGGGGTCGGCCAGCCGAGCCAGCTGATGTTCCTGGCGGGCGCCTTCGACGATGCGAAGCACCTTGGCATCCACACCGAACTCGGCTCGCCGGGGCTCGCAAAGCTCTGGGCGCGGGGCATCGTCGACGGCTCGAAGAAGACGCTCTTCCCGGGGAAGTCCGTGGCGGTGGCCTGGACCGGCTGCGACGGCGAGGACCTCAAGATCATCGCGGGGAACCCGGCCTTCGAGCTGCACCAGCACGACATCATCCTCAATCCTGCGTTCATGTCGCAGAACCACCAGATGACCTCCATCAACAGCGCCATTGCGGTCGACCTGCTCGGCCAGATCGCGAGCGAGGACCGGTTCGGCGGGCACATGGTGAACGGCACGGGCGGCCAGCCCGATACGCACATGGCCGCCGCCATGTGCAAGAACGGCCGCGCCATCACCGTCATGCGCTCGACCGCGATGGACGGGACCATCTCGAAGGTTGTCGCGAAGCACGAGGCCGGGACGCTCGTGACCATCCCCCGGTATCTCGCGGACACCATCATCACGGAGTACGGGGTGGCTCGCCTGCTGGATAAGAACCACCGGCAGCGTGCCGAGGAGCTGATTTCGATCGCCCACCCGGATTTCCGGGCGGAGCTCCGAAGGGAAGCCCAGGAGCTCTGGGGGTAA